One region of Asterias rubens chromosome 5, eAstRub1.3, whole genome shotgun sequence genomic DNA includes:
- the LOC117290130 gene encoding paraneoplastic antigen Ma3-like — MAYGLVADGDELLTVFRCDFQREGEKASEYLLRLHTLLTRVVEEGGAAQEECPRLLCSQFQRGCLFNDNLLHTLQLSSRKANPPQILELLREVRVAESQLEDKLDRKAAHRSPQKKVSVLAIEQTVQAPTPASKSTGEVEELRQAVDRLHRRLDGIFKSTPRAQQGNPSYSGNRQRSQSFFCYNCGEEGHRSSICKSPKNPALVQEKMLTRATASKPQSSGNDSGQQ; from the coding sequence ATGGCTTACGGACTGGTTGCCGACGGTGATGAACTCCTGACAGTGTTCCGGTGCGACTTTCAGAGGGAGGGTGAGAAGGCATCAGAATATTTACTTCGTCTGCACACACTTCTGACCCGAGTCGTTGAAGAAGGCGGCGCTGCACAAGAAGAGTGCCCAAGGCTCCTGTGCAGCCAATTCCAGAGAGGCTGCCTCTTCAACGACAATCTCCTTCACACCTTGCAGTTGTCCTCCAGGAAGGCGAACCCACCCCAAATTCTTGAACTACTTCGAGAAGTCCGGGTGGCGGAGTCTCAACTGGAGGACAAGCTGGACCGAAAGGCTGCCCACCGCTCCCCACAAAAGAAGGTCTCCGTCTTGGCTATAGAGCAGACAGTGCAAGCGCCCACTCCCGCCTCTAAGTCCACAGGTGAGGTGGAAGAGTTAAGACAGGCCGTCGACCGCCTTCACCGACGGTTGGATGGCATCTTCAAGTCAACTCCAAGAGCCCAGCAAGGCAACCCGTCGTACTCCGGCAACCGACAGAGAAGCCAGTCTTTCTTCTGCTATAATTGCGGCGAGGAGGGCCACCGCAGTAGCATTTGTAAGTCACCAAAGAACCCGGCGCTGGTGCAAGAGAAGATGTTGACCCGCGCTACTGCATCCAAACCACAGAGTTCGGGAAACGACAGCGGACAGCAGTAG